Proteins encoded by one window of Arachis hypogaea cultivar Tifrunner chromosome 1, arahy.Tifrunner.gnm2.J5K5, whole genome shotgun sequence:
- the LOC112792425 gene encoding asparagine synthetase [glutamine-hydrolyzing] 2, which yields MMRNTLNSINCVQCYQLLFSVVPSLSHFLSFNNFFPFSSLSFFNFLRMCGILAVLGCSDDSQAKRVRVLELSRRLKHRGPDWSGLHQYGDNYLAHQRLAIVDPASGDQPLYNEDKSIVVTVNGEIYNHEELRKQLPNHTFRTECDCDVIAHLYEEHGEGFVDMLDGIFSFVLLDTRDNSFLVARDAIGVTSLYIGWGLDGSVWIASELKGLNDDCEHFETFPPGHLYSSKDREFRRWYNPPWFSEGIPSAPYDPLALRNAFEMAVIKRLMTDVPFGVLLSGGLDSSLVAAITARHLAGTKAAKQWGAKLHSFCVGLKGAPDLRAAKEVADYLGTVHHEFHFTVQDGIDAIEDVIYHIETYDVTTIRASTPMFLMSRKIKSLGVKWVISGEGSDEIFGGYLYFHKAPNKEEFHQETCRKIKALHKYDCLRANKSTYAWGLEARVPFLDKEFINVAMNIDPENKMIKPEEGRIEKWVLRKAFDDEEHPYLPKHILYRQKEQFSDGVGYSWIDGLKAHAAKHVTDKMMLNAANIFPHNTPNTKEAYYYRMIFERFFPQNSARLTVPGGASVACSTAKAVEWDAAWSNNLDPSGRAALGVHNSAYENQINSAKAAVGPEKIIPKMEISPLGVAIQS from the exons ATGATGCGAAATACACTAAACTCAATAAACTGCGTCCAGTGCTATCAGTTGTTGTTCTCCGTTGTTCCctctctttctcactttctttcctTCAATAATTTCTTCccattttcttctctctctttctttaattttctcagAATGTGTGGCATCCTTGCTGTTCTTGGTTGCTCCGATGACTCCCAAGCCAAGAGGGTTCGGGTTCTTGAGCTTTCTCGCAG ATTGAAGCACCGTGGACCTGATTGGAGTGGGCTCCACCAATATGGTGACAACTATTTGGCTCATCAAAGGTTAGCCATAGTTGATCCTGCTTCTGGTGATCAACCTCTTTACAATGAAGACAAATCCATTGTTGTCACG GTGAATGGAGAGATTTACAATCATGAAGAGCTTAGAAAACAGCTTCCTAATCACACTTTCAGAACCGAATGTGACTGTGATGTTATTGCACACCTG TATGAGGAGCATGGAGAGGGTTTTGTGGACATGCTTGATGgaatattttcttttgttttgttggaTACTCGTGACAACAGTTTTCTTGTTGCAAGAGATGCCATTGGAGTCACATCCTTGTACATTGGTTGGGGTCTAGATG gTTCTGTTTGGATTGCGTCTGAACTGAAAGGATTGAATGATGATTGCGAACATTTCGAGACTTTTCCACCGGGTCACTTGTATTCAAGCAAAGATAGAGAATTTAGGAGATGGTACAACCCTCCATGGTTCTCTGAGGGTATTCCATCAGCACCTTATGATCCTCTAGCTTTGAGAAATGCCTTTGAAATG GCTGTCATAAAAAGGTTGATGACTGATGTGCCTTTTGGTGTCCTGCTATCCGGAGGGTTGGACTCTTCCCTAGTCGCCGCCATCACGGCTCGCCACCTAGCCGGCACGAAAGCTGCCAAGCAGTGGGGAGCAAAACTACACTCATTTTGTGTAGGCCTTAAG GGAGCACCAGATCTAAGGGCTGCAAAAGAAGTTGCAGATTATCTAGGCACAGTTCATCATGAGTTTCACTTTACTGTCcag GATGGCATAGATGCTATTGAAGATGTTATCTATCACATTGAGACTTATGATGTTACCACAATCAGAGCAAGCACTCCCATGTTCCTTATGTCGCGCAAGATCAAATCGCTGGGCGTCAAATGGGTGATCTCTGGAGAAGGATCTGATGAGATCTTTGGAGGGTATCTCTACTTTCACAAGGCACCAAACAAGGAGGAGTTCCACCAAGAAACGTGCCGCAAG ATTAAGGCACTTCACAAATATGATTGCTTGAGGGCCAATAAATCAACATATGCTTGGGGTCTAGAAGCCAGAGTACCATTTTTGGACAAGGAGTTTATCAATGTCGCGATGAATATAGATCCTGAGAACAAAATG ATAAAACCGGAGGAAGGACGCATCGAAAAATGGGTTCTGAGGAAGGCCTTTGACGACGAAGAACACCCCTATCTGCCAAAG CACATTTTATATAGGCAGAAAGAACAATTCAGTGATGGAGTTGGCTATAGTTGGATTGATGGCCTTAAAGCACATGCTGCAAAACAT GTGACTGATAAGATGATGCTCAATGCTGCTAATATCTTCCCCCACAACACACCAAACACCAAAGAAGCATATTACTATAGGATGATCTTTGAGAGGTTCTTCCCTCAG AACTCGGCTAGGCTCACAGTTCCCGGAGGAGCGAGTGTTGCGTGTAGCACAGCCAAAGCAGTGGAGTGGGATGCTGCATGGTCTAACAACCTTGATCCTTCCGGAAGAGCCGCGCTTGGGGTTCACAATTCGGCCTATGAGAACCAAATCAACTCGGCCAAAGCCGCCGTAGGACCAGAGAAGATCATACCTAAGATGGAGATTTCTCCACTTGGAGTTGCCATTCAGAGCTAG